Proteins from a genomic interval of Candidatus Woesearchaeota archaeon:
- a CDS encoding nucleotidyltransferase domain-containing protein: MTKINKMDSSIHKSGQLKKEIDLLIPFIKQPWKDFTLTEIKTATKNKSHHYVYEALEKFSKTILKKEKRGNTNIYKINENTKELDHFILAETVLKQKNKQIPNKVIQQIESKIKTSFYTLLITGSYAKNKQTKDSDLDIAIIIPETSKKPFEIALKEGELTIPEVHGFVFTEEEFYQMLINKEFNFGKECAKNHIIMHGISQYYKILLRGLQNGFKG; the protein is encoded by the coding sequence ATGACTAAAATCAATAAAATGGATAGTTCTATCCACAAAAGTGGACAATTAAAGAAGGAGATAGATTTACTCATCCCTTTTATCAAACAGCCATGGAAGGATTTTACTTTAACAGAAATAAAAACTGCAACAAAAAACAAATCTCATCATTATGTTTATGAAGCTTTAGAGAAATTCTCAAAAACTATCTTAAAAAAAGAAAAGCGAGGTAACACAAACATATACAAAATAAATGAAAATACCAAAGAGTTAGATCATTTTATCTTAGCAGAAACAGTTCTAAAGCAAAAAAACAAACAGATACCAAACAAAGTCATCCAACAAATTGAAAGTAAAATCAAAACCTCATTTTATACATTATTAATAACTGGAAGCTATGCAAAAAACAAGCAAACAAAGGATTCAGATTTAGATATTGCAATAATTATTCCAGAAACAAGCAAAAAACCTTTTGAAATAGCATTAAAAGAAGGAGAATTAACCATCCCAGAAGTTCATGGATTTGTTTTTACAGAAGAAGAATTTTATCAGATGCTAATAAATAAAGAATTTAACTTTGGCAAAGAATGTGCAAAAAATCATATTATAATGCATGGAATAAGTCAATATTATAAAATACTATTAAGAGGTCTTCAAAATGGATTCAAAGGTTGA
- a CDS encoding HEPN domain-containing protein, whose protein sequence is MDSKVELYLKRARTEMNMGILLLKSSGTKLLNDFDIPEDETFYSGVISHCYYSIFYSAKAMLLTKGIDTKAPEAHRKTLDAFKKEFIDSGILDMKLLMIYKKMIVKAESLLQIFKSEKKKRGDFTYNTISQANIEPADESLKNAKTFFKHCNAYLNQE, encoded by the coding sequence ATGGATTCAAAGGTTGAATTATACTTAAAAAGAGCAAGAACAGAGATGAATATGGGAATACTACTCTTAAAATCATCAGGAACTAAACTACTTAATGATTTTGATATTCCGGAAGATGAAACATTTTACAGCGGAGTAATTAGTCATTGTTATTATTCTATATTTTATTCTGCAAAAGCAATGCTTTTAACAAAAGGAATAGATACAAAAGCTCCAGAAGCACATAGAAAAACACTAGATGCTTTCAAAAAAGAGTTTATTGATTCAGGCATATTGGATATGAAATTATTAATGATTTACAAAAAAATGATTGTAAAAGCAGAAAGTCTATTGCAGATATTCAAATCAGAAAAAAAGAAACGAGGAGATTTCACATATAATACAATTTCACAGGCAAATATAGAACCTGCAGATGAATCATTAAAAAATGCAAAGACTTTCTTTAAACATTGCAATGCTTATCTGAATCAAGAATAA